The Zalophus californianus isolate mZalCal1 chromosome X, mZalCal1.pri.v2, whole genome shotgun sequence genomic interval GCTAAGCTGCAGAAAGGGAGTGTTCCTGGGAGGTTCCAATTTCTGCCAGGGGTACAgagctgctgtgtgtgtgtatgggcgGGGGGAGAAGATAGAGAGGTACCACAGCTATTTTCGTTCACATCTTCGACTCATCTCGCTTCTGGTTTGCAAGTTCATCTTACCCTTCCTGACCCAGCAGGGCTATTGGTTCTCCTGCTGGCCCTCTCCCTTCACAGATCCACCTGGCCCCTGTCAACCAGTGTTTAGCTTCTCCTCCAGTCATGCCCTCACCCACTCATCCCTCCCTCTTCACACTGACCGCACCTGAGAGGCAATGTGCTGGGAAACCAGGCCTCATCGTGCAGATAGTAACTTAAGGCCCAAGGGGATGTGGTGAACCAGGTCACACTACCTCGAGAGCAAGGACCCTAGCGCTCTTCTTCCCCTGGAGGAAACTGGACAGGGGAACAGGAAGAGGGTGGAGATAGGGCAACAAGTCCAGGAGTCCAGAACCCTCCCCCAAACCCCTACAGACAAGTCTCAAAACAACTAGCAAGCAAGGGCCCAAACCATTTCCAGCCCCACTCATTTCTTTCTCCGGACAATGGTCCAGCCATCCTCCACTATATCCTCTTCTTTAATAGTCTGGGAGTCTGGACCAGAGGATTCAGGCTGGGGGCAAACCCCATCTGTAGCTGCCCCATCATTCGTAGCTGTGACCTGGAGGAGAAATACAGGAAAGAGCTAAATACAACACCCGCTGGCTGTGGCCACTGGAGACCCAGGCTCTCTTCCCAGCTTTGCCAGGACTGGCTGTGAGACCTTAAGAAAGTTCCCTGCCCTCTCTGGATAGTATACCCCCCCCATCATTTCCCTATGAAACTAGCTGATTTCCCAGAAAACTGAAGATATCTGCATCTCCCCACCCAAGGGGCACCCCTTTCACCTCCATCTCCTCCACGCTGTCCGCATCATCTTCATCCGTTTCTCTGGCTGTTGTAACTGCAGTGGCTCTGACCCTGCACTTTCTTTGGGTGATGTGAGAGGCCATCTCCTTCAGAGCAGCCCCATCACCCCTCTGGAAGTGGTAGAACATGGTCTGCAGCTGCTGGCTCACCTACCAAGAAAACATTCAACCAGCTTGGATTTCCTAGAGAACCTACAATACAACCAGCACGTGTTTGCAGCAAGAGTAGGGAGGGGTTTGGGATTTTCCAGAAGAGAATGGGGCTTTTTCTTCCCCAAGGAGTTCACTAATGAAGGAACCATGTATGAAAGACTCAGGTAAGAGCCTAAAGTACGGAAGGAGAGCTTCCTAGCAAGGAAGGCACTAGAACTCGGTTTGAAAGACAGAAGAGGTAAAAGAGAAGGCAATCCCAGCAGGAACTGATGGGGAGAAATGTTAACCAGAAGAGGGGTGGAAATGTACCTGGCCTGCCCTGCCCTTGGGATGGGGGTGAAGAACGGACCTGGCTGAGAATGTTGtatggagagaaataaaaaagaagaggcagagtTTGGAAAGACCTGGGAAGACGAGACTTTTCCCTTTAGGCAAAAGGGAGTCACAGAAGGTTCTTGTCCAGGACTCAAGAAAAGAATGGTTAGACCCAAGAGTCTTGGCCTAAAAACAGACAGTTAGGGAGAAGAAAGACTGCGGGCAGGGAAATGGCAGTTATGTCCACGATATGCTCACCTGGGGCAGACTCCCATCCTCCACAACTGTATCAAATTCGTTCGTCATGAGCTCCCCGAGGAAATCCTCCACCTCATCTAGCTCCAAGTCAGCTGAGTAGGAAAGCAAAGACCAGCCAACTGAATCACTCCGGCCCACTACTATTCAATACCTACTTGGTGAGTCCACATGTGATTGGTGGGTAAAGGCCCAAACAGCAAGCCTTTTATTCACTGTAGTGCTCTGTACTCCAGGTTTTtacgtgatttttaaaaacccaccaaACACCCACTAAATATAAATACCTAATATCCAATCTCCTGCGTCCTACCAAACCCTCTTATTCCCACAGCATCCCGACCACACTCACCCTCTTTCATCTGACCTATTTTAACTGGCCTcctctctgtgaccttgagcaagttacttatctCTGTGCCTGttatctcatctgcaaagtggggctAATGGTGACCTTCTTGGAGGTCTGTTATGAGGAGTCCCCTAAATAATGCCTAACATAGGAGAGACCCATAATCCATGTTAATCTCCATCACTCAAGGGCTGAAGTTTCTGAAATGTAGGAACCCTTCACAACTGTGGCTCCACTGAACGGGACAGGTAAGAAAAAATGGATGTTATGTACTTTGAATGATGAAATCATCACAGCCTTCCCATCAACATCCTATTGTGTGATTTTTGGCTAATCCCTCCCCTCTAGGCTTCAGTTACCTTCTGGGCCCATGCTCTACTTTTTCTGAATTAGAGAATTACTCAAGAGAGTCTTCCACAAAGCTCCtcactctcccttccctctgggagAGCTCAATTCACTCCCTTGACTTTCCTTACTACTCTCATCTAATATCCCCCAAAGCTGTCTCCAACCCAGACTACACTCTACCTGTTTCACAGATGCCTCAGGCCCTCCATCTCCAAAGCCAAACTCATCACCTTACCCTTCAAACCTACTTCTCGTCCTCCAGGGTTCCTCTATTCCATGAAAGGCACCTAATCCACCCAGCGACTCAAACCAGAAACctgcctccttttccctccctcttcacAGCCAAACAATCTCCAAGGCCCTAATTCCTTGCTACTGCCACTGCCCTAGTTCGGGCCTCATTATTTTCTAGACAGAAATAACCTTCTCATGAGTCTTTCCCTCTCCAGTCCATGCTCCATACGTATTATTTTCTGAACTTTCTAGTCAACAAATCCCATCCCATTACTCACCTTAAAAAGGGCCCATGAATTTTTAATCACCTACAGCAGTGTTTCATATCCTGCTTTTCAGAAATAGCTGTCCTGCTGGTTTTTAACGGAAGCTATCCATAGAAAGCTAATGGGAAACAGAGGAAAAGAGGCTTCTTTTTTGTGGTTCTCATCTTTATCCAAGCTTGTATTATGTTAATGATTATTATGACTCTTAAGGAGGAGCTGAAAAAAAGTTCTTACATTAATTCGACTGGAGAAGCTTTTTCTTCACTGAGGACCAGTTCACAGAACTAGTCTTCCACAGCCTACGTTTTGGCAAATGCTGGCCTAACAGACAAAACCAAAGGCATGTAAGGTCTTCCATATCTTAACCTCTTCCCGgggtctccccacctccccagcttcATTCTCAACCACTCCTACCCTTCTTACACccacaagtgcacacacacacccttactCCAATACTGAGCTCCCTGCCACTTTCCAAATGTAACACATAATCTTCTCATACCACAGAACttatttgttctctctctgtctctctatctctctctgtctcccccacctaGTTAACTCCTTTTCATCCCCTAAGACTCAATCCAATCACTACCTCCCTGAACAATCTCCAAAAGAAGCCTCCTCAGTCTCAGGCTACCCAAGCACCCTGAGCTCCTCCTTATTAGAACATCTATCACCGCGAGTGTAAATGCCTACTTACTTAAGTGGATCCATCACTAGATGGTAAACTTCCTTGAGAGAACTCTGCCTAATGTCATCCCCAAGACTAAATACCTGAATAAAGACTTTTGTAAAAATCTTAATATGCAAAAGACCCTCTACAGGGTCCCCTATTCTTACATGACCTTCAAGACACATCAAAGGCGTAGATCTTTGCTGTCCAAAAAACCAAATGCGGTTATTGAGCACTCAGAATGTGGCTAGGCCAAACTGCGAACGTGCTAAAATTGTAAAATACCCACCAGATTTTGAAAACTTAATACGAAAAAGggatgtaaaatatctcattagtaATCTTTTATACCGATTACctgctgaaatattttacatatattcagTTCAGTAACATTAATTTCATCTGCTTTTTACTTTGTTGAAGCGGCTGCTcgaaaaatttaaatgacatgaTGTGATTCGCATTGTATTTTTATTGGACAGTGCTGAGATGGGTACTTTAATATCCATTTTAGGAATTAGGAAACGGAGTCTCAGGTAAAATAACTTGTCCAGAGTGATACCGCGGGTCAATGGCACAGCCTGTAAGGCATCAGAACTCAAGATTCTGACTCCCAAAGCCTGTATTCATTCTACTTCGACCTTAGTTAGGTACCATCCCACAACTGTTCAAGCGGAAGTGCGCGCTCCCCAGGAcccgcctcctcctccccacgCCCCCACAGACAGGTCGCAGCGCCTCACATTCACTCACCATTGCGGAAAAAGTACTCCTCTACTGCACCCCCCAGCCACTCGGCCTTCTCCTGGCTGTGCACGCCCCCGAAACCATTCTCCACAGCGATCTGCGAACATAGGCCCGAGCCCACCACGTCAGCCTGGAAGCCAGCCTGGGGAGGTGTAGGGTTGGCTGTTTATGCGGCCCGGTGGAGCCTCAGGCGCGTTGTCCAGCCAACTCCTGTTCTGCCCCAGACCCTAACCTTTATCCTAGCCGTGGCCCCACTCACCTGCAAGGCCGGCCAGGCTTCCAGCGCCGCGCGGACGCCAGCCCCGAAGAGCGCCCGCGAAtcttccccagctcctgccaTCATCCGGCCTCCGACCACGCGCTGCCCAGGAGGCCCAATCGCTGCGCAGCACGGCCCAGGCGGAAGGAGCCGAAAGCCGAACCTGAGAACGCCGATGTGCCTTTCCGCTGACCGGGCAGCAAGACTAGAGCAATAGAAAGGTCTGTCAGAGCAATGGATGACATCACCTCGGTTACGCCTATGTAATAAACCAAAGGAAGCCAGGAGTGGAGGTCGCGCGGGGCGATGGGTTCTTGAAAAATGTGGGGAACTTAATAAAGACACAGATTCCAGGCCTTGGGACAGAGGACTCAACCTCAGGGAGCGTCGCcttaaaatctgcatttaaaaaaaaagcatcctaACACCCATAGGACACTGCACCCAAAAgcaacaacagaatatacatttttctgaagTGCACCTGGAACTTTCTTCACGACAGACCAAATGCTAAGTCATAAAGCAGGCCTCAGCAGACTTAAAGGGATCGAAATCATACAAAGTTCGTTGTCCCACCACAATGgagtgaaattaaaaatcaataacaaagaaatttgtgaaattcacaaatatgtggaaattaacacacttctaaataacaaatgggtcaaagaaaaaatcatgagggaaactggaaaacaaatggaaaggaatgaaaatgaaagcacagcaCACCAAAATTTATGAAATGCAACCAAAACAATGCTTAAAGTGaattttatagctataaacacccatatttaaaaagaagaaagatctcaaattaaTAACCTAACTTTTCACCTTAGGAAacgaaaaagaagaacaaagtaatcccaaagcaagcagaaggacggaaataataaagattggacagaaaatacatggaatagaaaacaaaagcagtagagaaaatcagtgaaacaaaagttggttatttgaaaagatcaacaaaattgacaaatttttCGCTAGGTTGGCtaagtaaaaaagagagaagactcaaattactgaaatcaggaatgaaagaggtgaCATCACTACGAACTAGCcaaaaaagactacatattgtatgatacCATTTAATATGAAATGTACAGAATAGGCAAACCTACAGAGATAGAGAATAGGTTAATGGGTTGCCAGGgtcttggggagggggggaaatggCGTTTCTTTGGGGGGAGATgaagatgttctaaaattagatgtGTGATGGTTGCTGTTGGGGGGCTGAGTTGTGTGTCATCCCCTCCTCTCCGTTGAAGAGCTaacccccaatacctcagaatgtgactgtatttggagacagagcctCTAAAGAGGTAAATAAGGTAAAATGAGGCCTTAGAGGTACACGCGAATCCAATATGATGGGTGTCCTCAAAGGAAAAGGAGATAGGGCATAGAGACACAAGATGCACAGAGAAATGACTCTGTAAACACTGAAGGTAGAcatctgcaagccaaagagaaaggcctcagaagaaaccaaacctgctgacaccttgatcttgaagcTCGAGAAGTtcgagaaaataaatttctgttgttaaagccaccagtctgtggtactttgttatggcagccctagcaaccTAATACAGTTGCACAacactgtaaatatactaaaaaccactgaattttacactttaCATGGGTGAAATTTATGATACataaataatatctcaataaagctgttcttAGAAAAATAGCATAGGTGCTTTCCTCTCACAGCATGGATTGCAAACTTTGGACTAGACCATGTTAACAAACAGTACGGAAACTTCTGTGCCTGGGCCTGTGCTGAATGCTGCTGGGTCACGAATGGGGTTTGATCAAATGCCTGAGGAGTTTACAGTCTGTCATGCAAGACTGGCCAAGGACCCTAGAGAATGATCTGTGCTTCTGGGTGAATCTAGGTGTTAAAGGGCTGAAGCAGATAGAATTTTGCAAACTGTCTTTAAGAGAAATAGTACAAATTAGGTATGAaagtattgctttatttttataaaagaaatcacaaatgttacaaattacaaaaatttttaaaaactgacaaatacCATAAACATTCTCaaaccccccaaataaaatatttttatcaattttttgaCTCGCCTctccactaatttttttaaatatcttatttatttatttgacagagagagagcacaagcaggctgagcagcagagggagagggagaagcaggctccccccccccccccggcccccgagCAAGGAcccctgtggggctccatcccaggaccctgggatcatgacctgagccgaaggcagctgcttaaccaactgagccacccaggcgccccatctcccCTAATTTTTGCTTTGGTTATGAGCTCCTTGATACCCTCTTCTAAATGAATGCGACAATTGttttataataacattttctAGAGAGAATACAAAGAATTCAGTTGAATTCAATGTCATTCAGGTGATACAAATTTTTGTTATTGGTAGTTTAGAAAAGTTTTGACTTCACAATTTGTTATTAGTAAggtaaattttaagattgttgttAAATTTGGGGGAACCTCTATCTAGTTTTTTTTACATGTGAGCTATAAAATTTCAGGGTATTTTAACTGTTCTTGTGCAGTGACAAATCTTAAATGCTCTTCAAATTGACAGCACTCAATTATCAGGGACTCGGAAGTAGCCTGTGTAAGCATGGGGTGCTGAGGCTTAAGCTTTACTAGTTCTATAATAAATCCATCTCTGTGCAGATTTAGAGAAGGGAGCACAGGGGCTCATGAGAGTCCAGCAGAGGGGGCCCCTGACCCAGCCTCGGGGCTTGTGGCAGGCTCTCAGAGATGATGCTTGAGCTGATTCTTAGAAGTTTGAGTGGAATTTTGCCAGGTGGTGGGATgtgttactaaaaaaaaagagagagaaagagactttcATGCTGAAGAAACAATGTATATACAAAGACACAAAGGTAGAAAACAGCATGGTGTGTAATGATAACCATGAGCATTCCCAGGCTGATAACTTCAGGAGGCATGAACTCCTACAGAACTATTGAGACTCATTCCAACAGACTCAGCAACTTAAATTGAGTTCAAAGAAGCCCAAACAAAGATACTGAGACTAATCACCTCTGCATGAGTTTCCAGGGTCTAAGGCCCCAAATGTACATGGAGAGAGTAGGTAAGATGCTGGTCACCAGTTCCAGTGTGTTGTGGAGGTTTTTCCCACACCACCAAGTAATTCTGACATCAGCTGTGTGTCTTCCAATTCAACTCACTTCTGATACTGCCTACCTGGAGATAGCCTCTGATCCCACAGGTTAAAGGTTCAGTCTTACAAaactgccccccccacacacacacatcacatgcCAAACACAAGAGCAGGTTGTCACCTGCGCTTCTGACCAAAGGGCTACATATGGGAGGGCACAacaaccccctcctcaggttcatttaatttgctagagtggctcacagaactcagagaaacattttacttactagatcatcagtttagggacacctggctggctcagtcagaagatcatgtgactcttgatcttggggtcatgagttggagccccacactgggtgtagatagatagatagatagatagatagatagatagatagatagatagatagatagataaattaaCTAAAGTTTAGAttattggtttattataaaaggatataagtcaggaacagccagatggaagagatgcatactGCAAAGTGTGTGGGAAGGAGCaaggagcttccatgctctctgtGAATCTCCCTGTGATCATCAACCCAGAGGCTCTCTGAcagggtttttatggaggcttcattacataagcATGATCGGACATTGGTGAtttgttgttggtgttgtttAGCTTTTATTTCATAATCATAAACTTCACTCTGCAATCCAACTAGACTTGGAGTAAGGAAAATATGGAACCCAGAGAACTGCAGCAAGAGCACAAAGATTATAGGATATTTCGAGCAGATGGAGGTGAAGGGGTGCTCTCCTGAGCTACAGAAGGAATGGTCTGGAGGTTAAGATAAAACACaagttaaatttattatatttgtcCACAGTCAGCAATGGTGATCTTCTTGCTGGTCTTGCCATTCCTGGTCCCAAAGCACTCCATGGCTTCCACAAGATTCATGCCCTCATTCATCTTGGCAAAGACCACATGCTTGCCATCCCACCACTCAAGTGTTGGCAGTGCAGATGAAAAACTGGCAACTGTTCATGTTGGGTCCAACATTTGCCATGGACAAGATGCCAGGACCCATATGCTTCATGATGAAACTCTCATCATCAAATTTTCCCCATAGATGGACTTGCCACCGGTGCCATTATGGCGTGTGAAGTCACCACCCTGGCACAGAAATCCTAGAATAATCCTGTGAAAGCAGGAACCTTTATAACCAAATCCTTTCTTCCCAGCACTCAGAGCATGAAAGTTTTCTGCTGTCTTTGGAACTTTGTCTGCAAAGAGCTGCAATCTGTTAAAACAGATTTATGGATTAGATGAGCAGTCACTTCTTGGTTTCCAGGTCCCTTACCTTGAAGGACATGCAGCCCAAGGGCTCACTATCCATGGCAATGTGCACAGTGAGGTTT includes:
- the LOC113931545 gene encoding pre-rRNA-processing protein TSR2 homolog isoform X6 translates to MMAGAGEDSRALFGAGVRAALEAWPALQAGFQADVVGSGLCSQIAVENGFGGVHSQEKAEWLGGAVEEYFFRNADLELDEVEDFLGELMTNEFDTVVEDGSLPQVSQQLQTMFYHFQRGDGAALKEMASHITQRKCRVRATAVTTARETDEDDADSVEEMEVTATNDGAATDGVCPQPESSGPDSQTIKEEDIVEDGWTIVRRKK
- the LOC113931545 gene encoding pre-rRNA-processing protein TSR2 homolog isoform X7 — protein: MTNEFDTVVEDGSLPQVSQQLQTMFYHFQRGDGAALKEMASHITQRKCRVRATAVTTARETDEDDADSVEEMEVTATNDGAATDGVCPQPESSGPDSQTIKEEDIVEDGWTIVRRKK